A single genomic interval of Homo sapiens chromosome 7, GRCh38.p14 Primary Assembly harbors:
- the GUSB gene encoding beta-glucuronidase isoform 3 (isoform 3 is encoded by transcript variant 3), with protein sequence MPSWYPKGYFVQNTYFDFFNYAGLQRSVLLYTTPTTYIDDITVTTSVEQDSGLVNYQISVKGSNLFKLEVRLLDAENKVVANGTGTQGQLKVPGVSLWWPYLMHERPAYLYSLEVQLTAQTSLGPVSDFYTLPVGIRTVAVTKSQFLINGKPFYFHGVNKHEDADIRGKGFDWPLLVKDFNLLRWLGANAFRTSHYPYAEEVMQMCDRYGIVVIDECPGVGLALPQFFNNVSLHHHMQVMEEVVRRDKNHPAVVMWSVANEPASHLESAGYYLKMVIAHTKSLDPSRPVTFVSNSNYAADKGAPYVDVICLNSYYSWYHDYGHLELIQLQLATQFENWYKKYQKPIIQSEYGAETIAGFHQDPPLMFTEEYQKSLLEQYHLGLDQKRRKYVVGELIWNFADFMTEQSPTRVLGNKKGIFTRQRQPKSAAFLLRERYWKIANETRYPHSVAKSQCLENSLFT encoded by the exons ATGCCATCGTG GTATCCCAAGGGTTACTTTGTCCAGAACACATATTTTGACTTTTTCAACTACGCTGGACTGCAGCGGTCTGTACTTCTGTACACGACACCCACCACCTACATCGATGACATCACCGTCACCACCAGCGTGGAGCAAGACAGTG GGCTGGTGAATTACCAGATCTCTGTCAAGGGCAGTAACCTGTTCAAGTTGGAAGTGCGTCTTTTGGATGCAGAAAACAAAGTCGTGGCGAATGGGACTGGGACCCAGGGCCAACTTAAGGTGCCAGGTGTCAGCCTCTGGTGGCCGTACCTGATGCACGAACGCCCTGCCTATCTGTATTCATTGGAG GTGCAGCTGACTGCACAGACGTCACTGGGGCCTGTGTCTGACTTCTACACACTCCCTGTGGGGATCCGCACTGTGGCTGTCACCAAGAGCCAGTTCCTCATCAATGGGAAACCTTTCTATTTCCACGGTGTCAACAAGCATGAGGATGCGGAC ATCCGAGGGAAGGGCTTCGACTGGCCGCTGCTGGTGAAGGACTTCAACCTGCTTCGCTGGCTTGGTGCCAACGCTTTCCGTACCAGCCACTACCCCTATGCAGAGGAAGTGATGCAGATGTGTGACCGCTATGGGATTGTGGTCATCGATGAGTGTCCCGGCGTGGGCCTGGCGCTGCC GCAGTTCTTCAACAACGTTTCTCTGCATCACCACATGCAGGTGATGGAAGAAGTGGTGCGTAGGGACAAGAACCACCCCGCGGTCGTGATGTGGTCTGTGGCCAACGAGCCTGCGTCCCACCTAGAATCTGCTGGCTACTACTTGAA GATGGTGATCGCTCACACCAAATCCTTGGACCCCTCCCGGCCTGTGACCTTTGTGAGCAACTCTAACTATGCAGCAGACAAGGGG GCTCCGTATGTGGATGTGATCTGTTTGAACAGCTACTACTCTTGGTATCACGACTACGGGCACCTGGAGTTGATTCAGCTGCAGCTGGCCACCCAGTTTGAGAACTGGTATAAGAAGTATCAGAAGCCCATTATTCAGAGCGAGTATGGAGCAGAAACGATTGCAGGGTTTCACCAG GATCCACCTCTGATGTTCACTGAAGAGTACCAGAAAAGTCTGCTAGAGCAGTACCATCTGGGTCTGGATCAAAAACGCAGAAAATACGTGGTTGGAGAGCTCATTTGGAATTTTGCCGATTTCATGACTGAACAGT caccGACGAGAGTGCTGGGGAATAAAAAGGGGATCTTCACTCGGCAGAGACAACCAAAAAGTGCAGCGTTCCTTTTGCGAGAGAGATACTGGAAGATTGCCAATGAAACCAGGTATCCCCACTCAGTAGCCAAGTCACAATGTTTGGAAAACAGCCTGTTTACTTGA
- the GUSB gene encoding beta-glucuronidase isoform X2, producing MDPGPAHKSGAEDWQCPFLCHRGIPRVTLSRTHILTFSTTLDCSGLYFCTRHPPPTSMTSPSPPAWSKTVVRASGLVNYQISVKGSNLFKLEVRLLDAENKVVANGTGTQGQLKVPGVSLWWPYLMHERPAYLYSLEVQLTAQTSLGPVSDFYTLPVGIRTVAVTKSQFLINGKPFYFHGVNKHEDADIRGKGFDWPLLVKDFNLLRWLGANAFRTSHYPYAEEVMQMCDRYGIVVIDECPGVGLALPQFFNNVSLHHHMQVMEEVVRRDKNHPAVVMWSVANEPASHLESAGYYLKMVIAHTKSLDPSRPVTFVSNSNYAADKGAPYVDVICLNSYYSWYHDYGHLELIQLQLATQFENWYKKYQKPIIQSEYGAETIAGFHQDPPLMFTEEYQKSLLEQYHLGLDQKRRKYVVGELIWNFADFMTEQSPTRVLGNKKGIFTRQRQPKSAAFLLRERYWKIANETRYPHSVAKSQCLENSLFT from the exons ATGGACCCAGGACCTGCGCACAAGAGTGGTGCTGAGGATTGGCAGTGCCCATTCCTATGCCATCGTG GTATCCCAAGGGTTACTTTGTCCAGAACACATATTTTGACTTTTTCAACTACGCTGGACTGCAGCGGTCTGTACTTCTGTACACGACACCCACCACCTACATCGATGACATCACCGTCACCACCAGCGTGGAGCAAGACAGTGGTGAGGGCTTCTG GGCTGGTGAATTACCAGATCTCTGTCAAGGGCAGTAACCTGTTCAAGTTGGAAGTGCGTCTTTTGGATGCAGAAAACAAAGTCGTGGCGAATGGGACTGGGACCCAGGGCCAACTTAAGGTGCCAGGTGTCAGCCTCTGGTGGCCGTACCTGATGCACGAACGCCCTGCCTATCTGTATTCATTGGAG GTGCAGCTGACTGCACAGACGTCACTGGGGCCTGTGTCTGACTTCTACACACTCCCTGTGGGGATCCGCACTGTGGCTGTCACCAAGAGCCAGTTCCTCATCAATGGGAAACCTTTCTATTTCCACGGTGTCAACAAGCATGAGGATGCGGAC ATCCGAGGGAAGGGCTTCGACTGGCCGCTGCTGGTGAAGGACTTCAACCTGCTTCGCTGGCTTGGTGCCAACGCTTTCCGTACCAGCCACTACCCCTATGCAGAGGAAGTGATGCAGATGTGTGACCGCTATGGGATTGTGGTCATCGATGAGTGTCCCGGCGTGGGCCTGGCGCTGCC GCAGTTCTTCAACAACGTTTCTCTGCATCACCACATGCAGGTGATGGAAGAAGTGGTGCGTAGGGACAAGAACCACCCCGCGGTCGTGATGTGGTCTGTGGCCAACGAGCCTGCGTCCCACCTAGAATCTGCTGGCTACTACTTGAA GATGGTGATCGCTCACACCAAATCCTTGGACCCCTCCCGGCCTGTGACCTTTGTGAGCAACTCTAACTATGCAGCAGACAAGGGG GCTCCGTATGTGGATGTGATCTGTTTGAACAGCTACTACTCTTGGTATCACGACTACGGGCACCTGGAGTTGATTCAGCTGCAGCTGGCCACCCAGTTTGAGAACTGGTATAAGAAGTATCAGAAGCCCATTATTCAGAGCGAGTATGGAGCAGAAACGATTGCAGGGTTTCACCAG GATCCACCTCTGATGTTCACTGAAGAGTACCAGAAAAGTCTGCTAGAGCAGTACCATCTGGGTCTGGATCAAAAACGCAGAAAATACGTGGTTGGAGAGCTCATTTGGAATTTTGCCGATTTCATGACTGAACAGT caccGACGAGAGTGCTGGGGAATAAAAAGGGGATCTTCACTCGGCAGAGACAACCAAAAAGTGCAGCGTTCCTTTTGCGAGAGAGATACTGGAAGATTGCCAATGAAACCAGGTATCCCCACTCAGTAGCCAAGTCACAATGTTTGGAAAACAGCCTGTTTACTTGA
- the GUSB gene encoding beta-glucuronidase isoform X1 produces the protein MARGSAVAWAALGPLLWGCALGLQGGMLYPQESPSRECKELDGLWSFRADFSDNRRRGFEEQWYRRPLWESGPTVDMPVPSSFNDISQDWRLRHFVGWVWYEREVILPERWTQDLRTRVVLRIGSAHSYAIVWVNGVDTLEHEGGYLPFEADISNLVQVGPLPSRLRITIAINNTLTPTTLPPGTIQYLTDTSKYPKGYFVQNTYFDFFNYAGLQRSVLLYTTPTTYIDDITVTTSVEQDSGLVNYQISVKGSNLFKLEVRLLDAENKVVANGTGTQGQLKVPGVSLWWPYLMHERPAYLYSLEIRGKGFDWPLLVKDFNLLRWLGANAFRTSHYPYAEEVMQMCDRYGIVVIDECPGVGLALPQFFNNVSLHHHMQVMEEVVRRDKNHPAVVMWSVANEPASHLESAGYYLKMVIAHTKSLDPSRPVTFVSNSNYAADKGAPYVDVICLNSYYSWYHDYGHLELIQLQLATQFENWYKKYQKPIIQSEYGAETIAGFHQDPPLMFTEEYQKSLLEQYHLGLDQKRRKYVVGELIWNFADFMTEQSPTRVLGNKKGIFTRQRQPKSAAFLLRERYWKIANETRYPHSVAKSQCLENSLFT, from the exons ATGGCCCGGGGGTCGGCGGTTGCCTGGGCGGCGCTCGGGCCGTTGTTGTGGGGCTGCGCGCTGGGGCTGCAGGGCGGGATGCTGTACCCCCAGGAGAGCCCGTCGCGGGAGTGCAAGGAGCTGGACGGCCTCTGGAGCTTCCGCGCCGACTTCTCTGACAACCGACGCCGGGGCTTCGAGGAGCAGTGGTACCGGCGGCCGCTGTGGGAG TCAGGCCCCACCGTGGACATGCCAGTTCCCTCCAGCTTCAATGACATCAGCCAGGACTGGCGTCTGCGGCATTTTGTCGGCTGGGTGTGGTACGAACGGGAGGTGATCCTGCCGGAGCGATGGACCCAGGACCTGCGCACAAGAGTGGTGCTGAGGATTGGCAGTGCCCATTCCTATGCCATCGTG TGGGTGAATGGGGTCGACACGCTAGAGCATGAGGGGGGCTACCTCCCCTTCGAGGCCGACATCAGCAACCTGGTCCAGGTGGGGCCCCTGCCCTCCCGGCTCCGAATCACTATCGCCATCAACAACACACTCACCCCCACCACCCTGCCACCAGGGACCATCCAATACCTGACTGACACCTCCAA GTATCCCAAGGGTTACTTTGTCCAGAACACATATTTTGACTTTTTCAACTACGCTGGACTGCAGCGGTCTGTACTTCTGTACACGACACCCACCACCTACATCGATGACATCACCGTCACCACCAGCGTGGAGCAAGACAGTG GGCTGGTGAATTACCAGATCTCTGTCAAGGGCAGTAACCTGTTCAAGTTGGAAGTGCGTCTTTTGGATGCAGAAAACAAAGTCGTGGCGAATGGGACTGGGACCCAGGGCCAACTTAAGGTGCCAGGTGTCAGCCTCTGGTGGCCGTACCTGATGCACGAACGCCCTGCCTATCTGTATTCATTGGAG ATCCGAGGGAAGGGCTTCGACTGGCCGCTGCTGGTGAAGGACTTCAACCTGCTTCGCTGGCTTGGTGCCAACGCTTTCCGTACCAGCCACTACCCCTATGCAGAGGAAGTGATGCAGATGTGTGACCGCTATGGGATTGTGGTCATCGATGAGTGTCCCGGCGTGGGCCTGGCGCTGCC GCAGTTCTTCAACAACGTTTCTCTGCATCACCACATGCAGGTGATGGAAGAAGTGGTGCGTAGGGACAAGAACCACCCCGCGGTCGTGATGTGGTCTGTGGCCAACGAGCCTGCGTCCCACCTAGAATCTGCTGGCTACTACTTGAA GATGGTGATCGCTCACACCAAATCCTTGGACCCCTCCCGGCCTGTGACCTTTGTGAGCAACTCTAACTATGCAGCAGACAAGGGG GCTCCGTATGTGGATGTGATCTGTTTGAACAGCTACTACTCTTGGTATCACGACTACGGGCACCTGGAGTTGATTCAGCTGCAGCTGGCCACCCAGTTTGAGAACTGGTATAAGAAGTATCAGAAGCCCATTATTCAGAGCGAGTATGGAGCAGAAACGATTGCAGGGTTTCACCAG GATCCACCTCTGATGTTCACTGAAGAGTACCAGAAAAGTCTGCTAGAGCAGTACCATCTGGGTCTGGATCAAAAACGCAGAAAATACGTGGTTGGAGAGCTCATTTGGAATTTTGCCGATTTCATGACTGAACAGT caccGACGAGAGTGCTGGGGAATAAAAAGGGGATCTTCACTCGGCAGAGACAACCAAAAAGTGCAGCGTTCCTTTTGCGAGAGAGATACTGGAAGATTGCCAATGAAACCAGGTATCCCCACTCAGTAGCCAAGTCACAATGTTTGGAAAACAGCCTGTTTACTTGA
- the GUSB gene encoding beta-glucuronidase isoform X6 — protein MDPGPAHKSGAEDWQCPFLCHRGLVNYQISVKGSNLFKLEVRLLDAENKVVANGTGTQGQLKVPGVSLWWPYLMHERPAYLYSLEIRGKGFDWPLLVKDFNLLRWLGANAFRTSHYPYAEEVMQMCDRYGIVVIDECPGVGLALPQFFNNVSLHHHMQVMEEVVRRDKNHPAVVMWSVANEPASHLESAGYYLKMVIAHTKSLDPSRPVTFVSNSNYAADKGAPYVDVICLNSYYSWYHDYGHLELIQLQLATQFENWYKKYQKPIIQSEYGAETIAGFHQDPPLMFTEEYQKSLLEQYHLGLDQKRRKYVVGELIWNFADFMTEQSPTRVLGNKKGIFTRQRQPKSAAFLLRERYWKIANETRYPHSVAKSQCLENSLFT, from the exons ATGGACCCAGGACCTGCGCACAAGAGTGGTGCTGAGGATTGGCAGTGCCCATTCCTATGCCATCGTG GGCTGGTGAATTACCAGATCTCTGTCAAGGGCAGTAACCTGTTCAAGTTGGAAGTGCGTCTTTTGGATGCAGAAAACAAAGTCGTGGCGAATGGGACTGGGACCCAGGGCCAACTTAAGGTGCCAGGTGTCAGCCTCTGGTGGCCGTACCTGATGCACGAACGCCCTGCCTATCTGTATTCATTGGAG ATCCGAGGGAAGGGCTTCGACTGGCCGCTGCTGGTGAAGGACTTCAACCTGCTTCGCTGGCTTGGTGCCAACGCTTTCCGTACCAGCCACTACCCCTATGCAGAGGAAGTGATGCAGATGTGTGACCGCTATGGGATTGTGGTCATCGATGAGTGTCCCGGCGTGGGCCTGGCGCTGCC GCAGTTCTTCAACAACGTTTCTCTGCATCACCACATGCAGGTGATGGAAGAAGTGGTGCGTAGGGACAAGAACCACCCCGCGGTCGTGATGTGGTCTGTGGCCAACGAGCCTGCGTCCCACCTAGAATCTGCTGGCTACTACTTGAA GATGGTGATCGCTCACACCAAATCCTTGGACCCCTCCCGGCCTGTGACCTTTGTGAGCAACTCTAACTATGCAGCAGACAAGGGG GCTCCGTATGTGGATGTGATCTGTTTGAACAGCTACTACTCTTGGTATCACGACTACGGGCACCTGGAGTTGATTCAGCTGCAGCTGGCCACCCAGTTTGAGAACTGGTATAAGAAGTATCAGAAGCCCATTATTCAGAGCGAGTATGGAGCAGAAACGATTGCAGGGTTTCACCAG GATCCACCTCTGATGTTCACTGAAGAGTACCAGAAAAGTCTGCTAGAGCAGTACCATCTGGGTCTGGATCAAAAACGCAGAAAATACGTGGTTGGAGAGCTCATTTGGAATTTTGCCGATTTCATGACTGAACAGT caccGACGAGAGTGCTGGGGAATAAAAAGGGGATCTTCACTCGGCAGAGACAACCAAAAAGTGCAGCGTTCCTTTTGCGAGAGAGATACTGGAAGATTGCCAATGAAACCAGGTATCCCCACTCAGTAGCCAAGTCACAATGTTTGGAAAACAGCCTGTTTACTTGA
- the GUSB gene encoding beta-glucuronidase isoform 1 precursor (isoform 1 precursor is encoded by transcript variant 1), translating to MARGSAVAWAALGPLLWGCALGLQGGMLYPQESPSRECKELDGLWSFRADFSDNRRRGFEEQWYRRPLWESGPTVDMPVPSSFNDISQDWRLRHFVGWVWYEREVILPERWTQDLRTRVVLRIGSAHSYAIVWVNGVDTLEHEGGYLPFEADISNLVQVGPLPSRLRITIAINNTLTPTTLPPGTIQYLTDTSKYPKGYFVQNTYFDFFNYAGLQRSVLLYTTPTTYIDDITVTTSVEQDSGLVNYQISVKGSNLFKLEVRLLDAENKVVANGTGTQGQLKVPGVSLWWPYLMHERPAYLYSLEVQLTAQTSLGPVSDFYTLPVGIRTVAVTKSQFLINGKPFYFHGVNKHEDADIRGKGFDWPLLVKDFNLLRWLGANAFRTSHYPYAEEVMQMCDRYGIVVIDECPGVGLALPQFFNNVSLHHHMQVMEEVVRRDKNHPAVVMWSVANEPASHLESAGYYLKMVIAHTKSLDPSRPVTFVSNSNYAADKGAPYVDVICLNSYYSWYHDYGHLELIQLQLATQFENWYKKYQKPIIQSEYGAETIAGFHQDPPLMFTEEYQKSLLEQYHLGLDQKRRKYVVGELIWNFADFMTEQSPTRVLGNKKGIFTRQRQPKSAAFLLRERYWKIANETRYPHSVAKSQCLENSLFT from the exons ATGGCCCGGGGGTCGGCGGTTGCCTGGGCGGCGCTCGGGCCGTTGTTGTGGGGCTGCGCGCTGGGGCTGCAGGGCGGGATGCTGTACCCCCAGGAGAGCCCGTCGCGGGAGTGCAAGGAGCTGGACGGCCTCTGGAGCTTCCGCGCCGACTTCTCTGACAACCGACGCCGGGGCTTCGAGGAGCAGTGGTACCGGCGGCCGCTGTGGGAG TCAGGCCCCACCGTGGACATGCCAGTTCCCTCCAGCTTCAATGACATCAGCCAGGACTGGCGTCTGCGGCATTTTGTCGGCTGGGTGTGGTACGAACGGGAGGTGATCCTGCCGGAGCGATGGACCCAGGACCTGCGCACAAGAGTGGTGCTGAGGATTGGCAGTGCCCATTCCTATGCCATCGTG TGGGTGAATGGGGTCGACACGCTAGAGCATGAGGGGGGCTACCTCCCCTTCGAGGCCGACATCAGCAACCTGGTCCAGGTGGGGCCCCTGCCCTCCCGGCTCCGAATCACTATCGCCATCAACAACACACTCACCCCCACCACCCTGCCACCAGGGACCATCCAATACCTGACTGACACCTCCAA GTATCCCAAGGGTTACTTTGTCCAGAACACATATTTTGACTTTTTCAACTACGCTGGACTGCAGCGGTCTGTACTTCTGTACACGACACCCACCACCTACATCGATGACATCACCGTCACCACCAGCGTGGAGCAAGACAGTG GGCTGGTGAATTACCAGATCTCTGTCAAGGGCAGTAACCTGTTCAAGTTGGAAGTGCGTCTTTTGGATGCAGAAAACAAAGTCGTGGCGAATGGGACTGGGACCCAGGGCCAACTTAAGGTGCCAGGTGTCAGCCTCTGGTGGCCGTACCTGATGCACGAACGCCCTGCCTATCTGTATTCATTGGAG GTGCAGCTGACTGCACAGACGTCACTGGGGCCTGTGTCTGACTTCTACACACTCCCTGTGGGGATCCGCACTGTGGCTGTCACCAAGAGCCAGTTCCTCATCAATGGGAAACCTTTCTATTTCCACGGTGTCAACAAGCATGAGGATGCGGAC ATCCGAGGGAAGGGCTTCGACTGGCCGCTGCTGGTGAAGGACTTCAACCTGCTTCGCTGGCTTGGTGCCAACGCTTTCCGTACCAGCCACTACCCCTATGCAGAGGAAGTGATGCAGATGTGTGACCGCTATGGGATTGTGGTCATCGATGAGTGTCCCGGCGTGGGCCTGGCGCTGCC GCAGTTCTTCAACAACGTTTCTCTGCATCACCACATGCAGGTGATGGAAGAAGTGGTGCGTAGGGACAAGAACCACCCCGCGGTCGTGATGTGGTCTGTGGCCAACGAGCCTGCGTCCCACCTAGAATCTGCTGGCTACTACTTGAA GATGGTGATCGCTCACACCAAATCCTTGGACCCCTCCCGGCCTGTGACCTTTGTGAGCAACTCTAACTATGCAGCAGACAAGGGG GCTCCGTATGTGGATGTGATCTGTTTGAACAGCTACTACTCTTGGTATCACGACTACGGGCACCTGGAGTTGATTCAGCTGCAGCTGGCCACCCAGTTTGAGAACTGGTATAAGAAGTATCAGAAGCCCATTATTCAGAGCGAGTATGGAGCAGAAACGATTGCAGGGTTTCACCAG GATCCACCTCTGATGTTCACTGAAGAGTACCAGAAAAGTCTGCTAGAGCAGTACCATCTGGGTCTGGATCAAAAACGCAGAAAATACGTGGTTGGAGAGCTCATTTGGAATTTTGCCGATTTCATGACTGAACAGT caccGACGAGAGTGCTGGGGAATAAAAAGGGGATCTTCACTCGGCAGAGACAACCAAAAAGTGCAGCGTTCCTTTTGCGAGAGAGATACTGGAAGATTGCCAATGAAACCAGGTATCCCCACTCAGTAGCCAAGTCACAATGTTTGGAAAACAGCCTGTTTACTTGA
- the GUSB gene encoding beta-glucuronidase isoform 2 precursor (isoform 2 precursor is encoded by transcript variant 2) has product MARGSAVAWAALGPLLWGCALGLQGGMLYPQESPSRECKELDGLWSFRADFSDNRRRGFEEQWYRRPLWESGPTVDMPVPSSFNDISQDWRLRHFVGWVWYEREVILPERWTQDLRTRVVLRIGSAHSYAIVWVNGVDTLEHEGGYLPFEADISNLVQVQLTAQTSLGPVSDFYTLPVGIRTVAVTKSQFLINGKPFYFHGVNKHEDADIRGKGFDWPLLVKDFNLLRWLGANAFRTSHYPYAEEVMQMCDRYGIVVIDECPGVGLALPQFFNNVSLHHHMQVMEEVVRRDKNHPAVVMWSVANEPASHLESAGYYLKMVIAHTKSLDPSRPVTFVSNSNYAADKGAPYVDVICLNSYYSWYHDYGHLELIQLQLATQFENWYKKYQKPIIQSEYGAETIAGFHQDPPLMFTEEYQKSLLEQYHLGLDQKRRKYVVGELIWNFADFMTEQSPTRVLGNKKGIFTRQRQPKSAAFLLRERYWKIANETRYPHSVAKSQCLENSLFT; this is encoded by the exons ATGGCCCGGGGGTCGGCGGTTGCCTGGGCGGCGCTCGGGCCGTTGTTGTGGGGCTGCGCGCTGGGGCTGCAGGGCGGGATGCTGTACCCCCAGGAGAGCCCGTCGCGGGAGTGCAAGGAGCTGGACGGCCTCTGGAGCTTCCGCGCCGACTTCTCTGACAACCGACGCCGGGGCTTCGAGGAGCAGTGGTACCGGCGGCCGCTGTGGGAG TCAGGCCCCACCGTGGACATGCCAGTTCCCTCCAGCTTCAATGACATCAGCCAGGACTGGCGTCTGCGGCATTTTGTCGGCTGGGTGTGGTACGAACGGGAGGTGATCCTGCCGGAGCGATGGACCCAGGACCTGCGCACAAGAGTGGTGCTGAGGATTGGCAGTGCCCATTCCTATGCCATCGTG TGGGTGAATGGGGTCGACACGCTAGAGCATGAGGGGGGCTACCTCCCCTTCGAGGCCGACATCAGCAACCTGGTCCAG GTGCAGCTGACTGCACAGACGTCACTGGGGCCTGTGTCTGACTTCTACACACTCCCTGTGGGGATCCGCACTGTGGCTGTCACCAAGAGCCAGTTCCTCATCAATGGGAAACCTTTCTATTTCCACGGTGTCAACAAGCATGAGGATGCGGAC ATCCGAGGGAAGGGCTTCGACTGGCCGCTGCTGGTGAAGGACTTCAACCTGCTTCGCTGGCTTGGTGCCAACGCTTTCCGTACCAGCCACTACCCCTATGCAGAGGAAGTGATGCAGATGTGTGACCGCTATGGGATTGTGGTCATCGATGAGTGTCCCGGCGTGGGCCTGGCGCTGCC GCAGTTCTTCAACAACGTTTCTCTGCATCACCACATGCAGGTGATGGAAGAAGTGGTGCGTAGGGACAAGAACCACCCCGCGGTCGTGATGTGGTCTGTGGCCAACGAGCCTGCGTCCCACCTAGAATCTGCTGGCTACTACTTGAA GATGGTGATCGCTCACACCAAATCCTTGGACCCCTCCCGGCCTGTGACCTTTGTGAGCAACTCTAACTATGCAGCAGACAAGGGG GCTCCGTATGTGGATGTGATCTGTTTGAACAGCTACTACTCTTGGTATCACGACTACGGGCACCTGGAGTTGATTCAGCTGCAGCTGGCCACCCAGTTTGAGAACTGGTATAAGAAGTATCAGAAGCCCATTATTCAGAGCGAGTATGGAGCAGAAACGATTGCAGGGTTTCACCAG GATCCACCTCTGATGTTCACTGAAGAGTACCAGAAAAGTCTGCTAGAGCAGTACCATCTGGGTCTGGATCAAAAACGCAGAAAATACGTGGTTGGAGAGCTCATTTGGAATTTTGCCGATTTCATGACTGAACAGT caccGACGAGAGTGCTGGGGAATAAAAAGGGGATCTTCACTCGGCAGAGACAACCAAAAAGTGCAGCGTTCCTTTTGCGAGAGAGATACTGGAAGATTGCCAATGAAACCAGGTATCCCCACTCAGTAGCCAAGTCACAATGTTTGGAAAACAGCCTGTTTACTTGA
- the GUSB gene encoding beta-glucuronidase isoform X5 — MPSWYPKGYFVQNTYFDFFNYAGLQRSVLLYTTPTTYIDDITVTTSVEQDSGLVNYQISVKGSNLFKLEVRLLDAENKVVANGTGTQGQLKVPGVSLWWPYLMHERPAYLYSLEIRGKGFDWPLLVKDFNLLRWLGANAFRTSHYPYAEEVMQMCDRYGIVVIDECPGVGLALPQFFNNVSLHHHMQVMEEVVRRDKNHPAVVMWSVANEPASHLESAGYYLKMVIAHTKSLDPSRPVTFVSNSNYAADKGAPYVDVICLNSYYSWYHDYGHLELIQLQLATQFENWYKKYQKPIIQSEYGAETIAGFHQDPPLMFTEEYQKSLLEQYHLGLDQKRRKYVVGELIWNFADFMTEQSPTRVLGNKKGIFTRQRQPKSAAFLLRERYWKIANETRYPHSVAKSQCLENSLFT, encoded by the exons ATGCCATCGTG GTATCCCAAGGGTTACTTTGTCCAGAACACATATTTTGACTTTTTCAACTACGCTGGACTGCAGCGGTCTGTACTTCTGTACACGACACCCACCACCTACATCGATGACATCACCGTCACCACCAGCGTGGAGCAAGACAGTG GGCTGGTGAATTACCAGATCTCTGTCAAGGGCAGTAACCTGTTCAAGTTGGAAGTGCGTCTTTTGGATGCAGAAAACAAAGTCGTGGCGAATGGGACTGGGACCCAGGGCCAACTTAAGGTGCCAGGTGTCAGCCTCTGGTGGCCGTACCTGATGCACGAACGCCCTGCCTATCTGTATTCATTGGAG ATCCGAGGGAAGGGCTTCGACTGGCCGCTGCTGGTGAAGGACTTCAACCTGCTTCGCTGGCTTGGTGCCAACGCTTTCCGTACCAGCCACTACCCCTATGCAGAGGAAGTGATGCAGATGTGTGACCGCTATGGGATTGTGGTCATCGATGAGTGTCCCGGCGTGGGCCTGGCGCTGCC GCAGTTCTTCAACAACGTTTCTCTGCATCACCACATGCAGGTGATGGAAGAAGTGGTGCGTAGGGACAAGAACCACCCCGCGGTCGTGATGTGGTCTGTGGCCAACGAGCCTGCGTCCCACCTAGAATCTGCTGGCTACTACTTGAA GATGGTGATCGCTCACACCAAATCCTTGGACCCCTCCCGGCCTGTGACCTTTGTGAGCAACTCTAACTATGCAGCAGACAAGGGG GCTCCGTATGTGGATGTGATCTGTTTGAACAGCTACTACTCTTGGTATCACGACTACGGGCACCTGGAGTTGATTCAGCTGCAGCTGGCCACCCAGTTTGAGAACTGGTATAAGAAGTATCAGAAGCCCATTATTCAGAGCGAGTATGGAGCAGAAACGATTGCAGGGTTTCACCAG GATCCACCTCTGATGTTCACTGAAGAGTACCAGAAAAGTCTGCTAGAGCAGTACCATCTGGGTCTGGATCAAAAACGCAGAAAATACGTGGTTGGAGAGCTCATTTGGAATTTTGCCGATTTCATGACTGAACAGT caccGACGAGAGTGCTGGGGAATAAAAAGGGGATCTTCACTCGGCAGAGACAACCAAAAAGTGCAGCGTTCCTTTTGCGAGAGAGATACTGGAAGATTGCCAATGAAACCAGGTATCCCCACTCAGTAGCCAAGTCACAATGTTTGGAAAACAGCCTGTTTACTTGA